The following are encoded in a window of Etheostoma spectabile isolate EspeVRDwgs_2016 unplaced genomic scaffold, UIUC_Espe_1.0 scaffold314, whole genome shotgun sequence genomic DNA:
- the LOC116686125 gene encoding enhancer of rudimentary homolog yields the protein MSHTILLVQPTKRPEGRTYADYESVNECMEGVCKMYEEHLKRMNPNSPSITYDISQLFDFIDDLADLSCLVYRADTQTYQPYNKDWIKEKIYVLLRRQAQQAAK from the exons atG TCTCACACCATCCTGCTGGTGCAGCCCACCAAGAGGCCCGAGGGAAGGACGTACGCCGATTATGAATCCGTCAACGAGTGTATGGAAG GAGTGTGTAAGATGTACGAGGAGCATTTAAAGAGAATGAACCCCAACAGTCCATCGATAACGTACGACATCAGCCAGCTGTTCGACTTCATCGACGACCTGGCGGACCTCAGCTGTTTGGT GTACCGTGCCGACACACAGACGTACCAGCCGTACAACAAGGACTGGATCAAAGAGAAGATCTACGTGCTGCTGCGCCGTCAGGCCCAGCAGGCAGCAAAGTGA